From Haemorhous mexicanus isolate bHaeMex1 chromosome 1, bHaeMex1.pri, whole genome shotgun sequence, one genomic window encodes:
- the CMTM7 gene encoding CKLF-like MARVEL transmembrane domain-containing protein 7, producing MSHGARVIRTGVSSAAPAAPPPVTVASSSAGSDAELMDGGYFRSCAGMLKVAQMISLLIGFISVNNSPWTDYSAYSFFQIVTMCDLVMILFFYTMHIFRVYRKLTCVSWPLAEFLHYLIGTILLLIGSIVAASKSYNITGLVAGATFGFLATILCVISMWSSYKVSCITQSTNASV from the exons ATGTCGCACGGGGCGCGAGTGATCCGCACCGGGGTCAGCAGCGCGgcgcccgcggccccgccgcccgtcACCGTCGCCTCCTCCTCGGCGGGCTCGGACGCGGAGCTCATGGACGGCGGCTATTTCCGCTCCTGCGCCGGCATGCTGAAGGTGGCCCAGATG ATCTCGCTGCTGATTGGATTCATCAGTGTCAATAATTCTCCATGGACAGATTACAGTGCCTACAGCTTCTTTCAGATTGTCACCATGTGCGACCTGGTTATGATTCTGTTCTTCTACACCATGCACATTTTCAGAGTCTACAGGAAGCTGACTTGTGTTAGCTGGCCGCTCGCG GAGTTTCTTCATTACTTAATTGGTACAATTCTGCTTCTCATTGGATCGATTGTAGCAGCATCCAAGAGTTACAATATAACTGGACTCGTGGCTGGAGCG ACTTTCGGGTTCCTGGCTACAATACTTTGTGTTATAAGCATGTGGTCATCCTACAAGGTTTCGTGCATCACACAGTCAACAA ATGCATCTGTGTGA